From one Microbacter margulisiae genomic stretch:
- the tnpA gene encoding IS200/IS605 family transposase, which produces MANTYTQIYIHYVFAVQNRLGLIQNRWRDDLYKYMSGTIANKEHKLLAMGGMPDHVHVLVSMSPKQSPSDLMADVKRSSSLWINENRFVMGKFAWQEGYGAFSYGKSQIHDVANYIERQEQHHKKQTFMEEYLEFQRLFEIELDERYVFRQIE; this is translated from the coding sequence ATGGCAAACACATACACCCAAATCTACATTCATTACGTCTTTGCCGTTCAAAACCGGCTGGGTCTGATACAAAATCGCTGGCGTGACGATTTGTATAAATATATGTCGGGTACAATAGCAAACAAAGAACACAAGCTACTTGCTATGGGTGGAATGCCCGATCACGTTCATGTGCTGGTAAGCATGTCGCCCAAACAATCGCCGTCCGATTTGATGGCGGATGTCAAGCGGAGTTCTTCGTTATGGATCAACGAAAATCGCTTTGTGATGGGAAAATTTGCTTGGCAAGAGGGATATGGCGCATTTAGTTATGGGAAATCTCAGATTCATGATGTGGCAAATTATATTGAAAGGCAGGAGCAACATCACAAAAAGCAGACATTCATGGAAGAGTATCTCGAATTTCAACGACTCTTTGAGATTGAACTTGATGAACGATATGTTTTCAGACAGATAGAATAA
- a CDS encoding LuxR C-terminal-related transcriptional regulator: MPTIREEHAAMISNHVCKVKESDYALILQDVLTLTILESVNCMTAIFDLHRGNYRHIDPQFQKLLGHPFPVKAGYESNVSFYDLVHPDDVTKLQEADIQAYDRFHEIAADKRHHYCMNCDFRIRTASGDYIRIHRNMSPLTYDREGKLWLVYLQFGCMRYKTDKHPISAWLLDKKTLRMESLMKGWMSAFKKKIISKRVLEVLILTREGLTVEQIAKELSLSVTTVYNYRRLAMRELGLQTIDQVNHYLGLAGIMKLVAQFIISLFMYGFAT; this comes from the coding sequence ATGCCAACCATTCGGGAAGAGCACGCAGCTATGATCAGCAACCATGTTTGCAAGGTAAAGGAATCCGATTATGCGCTGATCCTGCAGGATGTCCTAACACTGACTATTTTGGAATCGGTAAACTGTATGACAGCCATCTTTGACTTGCACCGGGGCAACTACAGGCATATCGATCCTCAGTTTCAGAAACTTCTGGGCCATCCTTTTCCCGTTAAGGCAGGCTATGAATCGAATGTGTCCTTCTATGACCTGGTGCATCCCGATGATGTAACAAAACTGCAGGAGGCAGACATACAGGCTTATGACCGTTTTCATGAAATTGCTGCGGATAAGCGCCATCACTACTGCATGAACTGCGATTTCAGAATACGGACGGCTTCGGGTGACTATATCCGCATACACCGCAACATGTCGCCTCTTACATACGACAGGGAGGGGAAGCTCTGGTTGGTCTATCTTCAGTTCGGATGTATGCGTTATAAAACCGATAAGCATCCCATAAGCGCATGGTTGTTGGACAAGAAAACACTGAGGATGGAATCGCTTATGAAGGGTTGGATGTCAGCTTTCAAAAAAAAGATAATCTCAAAGCGCGTGTTAGAGGTGCTGATATTAACCAGGGAGGGGCTGACAGTGGAGCAGATTGCCAAAGAGTTGTCTTTATCTGTCACCACGGTGTACAATTACCGGCGGTTGGCGATGCGGGAACTTGGACTACAGACCATCGACCAGGTGAATCATTATCTCGGACTGGCAGGTATCATGAAGCTAGTGGCACAATTCATCATATCTCTTTTTATGTATGGCTTTGCTACCTGA
- a CDS encoding mechanosensitive ion channel family protein, whose protein sequence is MKDFLGYKLFELDGYTLDVFKLISLLLFLVAIFILIIILKRIIYRSKSLDTAKKFAINKLTRYILLVLAFIVGVRILGFKLSVLLAGSAALMVGLGFGLQNLFNDFISGIILLLDGTLKVDDVIEVNGIIYKVQEINFRTTTVIGRDENYVILPNSTLTGNRIINWTHGKISSRFSISIGVDYSTDVPLLMQLLKEIAARHEKVLKNPEPFVRFEDYGDSSLLFSVYFYTEELFRVENIKSEIRVEIFHALKERGINIPFPQRDIHIKS, encoded by the coding sequence ATGAAAGATTTTCTTGGATATAAGCTTTTTGAATTGGATGGTTACACGCTTGATGTTTTTAAGCTGATCAGCTTGCTGCTATTCTTGGTTGCTATCTTTATTCTTATTATTATTCTTAAACGTATCATCTACCGATCGAAATCATTAGACACAGCCAAAAAGTTCGCCATCAACAAATTAACCCGGTATATCCTTCTCGTTTTGGCATTTATTGTCGGGGTACGCATTTTAGGATTTAAACTCTCGGTTTTACTGGCAGGATCTGCTGCCCTTATGGTTGGCCTGGGCTTTGGATTGCAAAACCTGTTCAACGATTTTATTTCAGGCATTATTCTTTTATTGGATGGTACACTCAAAGTGGACGATGTCATAGAGGTGAATGGCATTATTTATAAAGTTCAGGAAATCAATTTCAGAACTACGACTGTCATTGGAAGGGATGAAAACTATGTTATTTTGCCTAATTCGACACTGACGGGCAATCGAATTATAAACTGGACGCACGGTAAGATTTCTTCCAGATTCAGTATCTCCATTGGGGTGGATTATTCCACGGATGTCCCCCTTTTGATGCAACTGTTAAAAGAAATAGCAGCCCGTCATGAGAAAGTGCTTAAAAATCCCGAGCCATTTGTCCGTTTTGAAGATTATGGCGATTCATCCCTGCTGTTTTCGGTTTATTTCTATACCGAAGAACTCTTTCGGGTCGAAAACATCAAGAGCGAAATCCGCGTTGAAATATTTCATGCACTGAAAGAACGGGGCATCAACATCCCCTTCCCACAACGCGACATACATATTAAATCATAA
- a CDS encoding glycoside hydrolase family 31 protein, with translation MKRYYLLWILLGILYPNMKGQVPANSPLGNVKKIEVSHSTYTFLTTNGRAQVTVYSPGVIRIRVAHQAFAPDFSYAVEVKPEACHVQVTDAKGLYTISTDSVTLRITKDPLRFTFLTKTGEVINADDPAFGTSWLGEEVTTYKTLQPGERFIGMGEHGGNLDRAGTACVNYNTDNPEYDDASDRMYSTIPFYMGLHDHLAYGIFMDNSSRSLFSFGAGSNRFDYFRASCGEMNYYFIYHSTVKGIIGSYTWLTGRTPIPPIWSLGYQQCRWCYFPEADLLSTAAKFRERHIPIDMIYLDINYMDHYKIFTWDPNRFPDPKAMTGKLQKMGMHLAVIIDPGVKIAKNYPVYQQGVDSSLFIKYPDGTNYAGQVWPGWCNFPDFTMPKTRAWWGRWVKTYADEGVTGFWNDMNEIAVWGKEVPDLLNLNWDGLHTTYRQAKNVYGFQMARSTYEGAKKYMDGKRPFVLSRSGYSGLQRYTAIWTGDNQAKEDHMLLGVRLINSLGLSGVTFAGMDVGGFSGNPTQSLYTRWMEIGAFLPMYRAHTTINSNREEPWDFGETCEDIARRYIGFRYQLLPYIYAGFYESSQDGMPLNRSLAINYTNDSTIYDPEFQQEYLFGPSILVAPVKGTESLCRVYLPEGNWYDLFNDKPYAGKQVIVANSELNRLPLYVKAGSIIPMQKLVESTADNSGDTLFINLYEGQQPNQYRYYEDDGTTYKYESGHYYKRLISYDPQQAMLTFGKKEGSFTSRFHVITLVLHGFTPEEVQHLTVNGAAKTVTPEEIRFFTSHFAFADYGPFDTKHVLSVSFPDNDNEMQVHW, from the coding sequence ATGAAACGCTACTATTTACTTTGGATTTTGTTAGGGATTCTGTATCCGAATATGAAAGGGCAGGTACCGGCTAACAGTCCGCTGGGGAATGTGAAAAAGATCGAAGTATCGCATTCCACCTACACCTTTCTGACCACAAACGGCAGGGCACAAGTGACAGTTTATTCTCCGGGTGTCATCCGTATCCGGGTTGCACACCAGGCTTTTGCCCCGGACTTCAGTTATGCCGTTGAAGTGAAGCCCGAAGCCTGCCACGTTCAGGTGACAGACGCCAAAGGGCTCTACACCATTTCAACCGACTCGGTTACATTGCGTATTACCAAAGATCCGCTACGATTCACCTTCCTGACAAAAACAGGAGAAGTGATCAATGCCGATGATCCGGCTTTCGGCACTTCATGGCTCGGAGAAGAAGTCACCACATACAAGACCCTGCAACCGGGAGAACGTTTCATCGGGATGGGAGAACACGGAGGAAACCTCGATCGTGCAGGGACAGCCTGCGTGAATTACAACACGGATAATCCCGAATACGATGATGCCAGCGACAGGATGTACTCCACCATTCCTTTTTATATGGGATTGCACGATCACCTGGCCTATGGCATCTTTATGGACAACTCATCGCGCAGCCTCTTCAGTTTTGGCGCCGGTAGCAATCGTTTTGACTACTTCAGGGCCAGTTGCGGGGAGATGAATTACTATTTTATTTATCATTCTACCGTAAAAGGGATCATCGGTTCCTACACCTGGCTTACGGGACGCACTCCTATTCCTCCCATCTGGTCCTTAGGGTACCAGCAATGCCGCTGGTGTTATTTCCCTGAAGCCGACCTGCTCTCAACGGCTGCCAAGTTCAGGGAACGGCATATCCCCATTGACATGATCTATCTGGACATCAATTATATGGATCATTATAAGATTTTCACCTGGGATCCGAACCGTTTCCCCGATCCGAAAGCCATGACGGGAAAATTGCAGAAGATGGGGATGCATCTGGCCGTGATCATCGATCCGGGGGTCAAGATTGCCAAGAACTATCCTGTTTACCAGCAGGGAGTGGATTCGTCCCTGTTTATCAAATACCCCGATGGAACCAATTATGCAGGACAGGTATGGCCGGGATGGTGTAACTTCCCTGATTTCACCATGCCAAAGACGCGTGCATGGTGGGGCAGATGGGTGAAGACCTATGCCGACGAAGGAGTAACCGGATTCTGGAACGACATGAACGAAATAGCGGTCTGGGGAAAGGAAGTGCCCGACTTGCTTAACCTGAACTGGGATGGATTACACACTACTTACCGGCAGGCAAAGAATGTATATGGATTCCAGATGGCACGAAGCACCTATGAAGGAGCAAAGAAATACATGGATGGCAAGCGTCCCTTTGTACTGAGCCGTTCAGGTTATTCGGGATTACAACGTTATACAGCGATCTGGACAGGAGACAACCAGGCCAAGGAAGACCATATGTTGTTGGGTGTCCGCCTCATCAACAGCCTGGGTTTATCAGGTGTTACTTTTGCAGGAATGGATGTGGGCGGATTCAGCGGCAATCCTACCCAGAGCCTCTACACCCGCTGGATGGAGATCGGGGCTTTCCTTCCGATGTACAGGGCTCATACCACGATCAACTCCAACCGGGAAGAACCCTGGGATTTCGGGGAGACATGTGAAGATATTGCCCGCCGTTATATCGGGTTCCGTTATCAGTTGCTCCCTTATATTTATGCTGGCTTTTATGAATCGTCACAGGACGGGATGCCGCTTAACCGGTCACTGGCCATTAACTATACGAACGATTCTACCATTTATGATCCCGAATTCCAGCAGGAATATCTTTTCGGGCCTTCCATCCTGGTGGCTCCCGTAAAAGGGACGGAATCCCTTTGCAGGGTCTATCTGCCGGAAGGGAACTGGTATGACCTTTTCAATGATAAACCTTATGCCGGCAAGCAAGTGATTGTGGCAAACTCGGAACTGAACCGTTTGCCGTTGTACGTGAAGGCAGGGAGCATCATTCCGATGCAGAAGCTGGTAGAATCGACAGCCGACAACAGTGGCGATACCCTGTTTATCAACCTCTATGAGGGACAACAACCGAATCAATACCGTTATTACGAGGATGACGGGACAACGTACAAATATGAATCGGGACATTATTACAAACGGTTGATCAGCTACGACCCACAACAGGCAATGCTTACCTTTGGCAAGAAGGAAGGGAGTTTTACCTCAAGGTTTCATGTCATCACATTGGTGCTGCATGGCTTCACACCGGAAGAGGTACAACATCTGACGGTCAACGGCGCTGCAAAAACAGTCACGCCGGAAGAGATACGCTTCTTTACAAGTCATTTTGCTTTTGCCGACTATGGGCCATTTGACACAAAGCATGTATTGAGCGTCTCCTTCCCTGACAATGACAACGAAATGCAGGTGCATTGGTAG
- a CDS encoding dehydrogenase: MLHRSKAPLRLGLAGGGTDVSPFSDLYGGTILNATISLYAHATIEPIRQPKVILQAWDRNERVEIGLEEAIEIDGLLPLHKGIYKRIRQDYLKTPHGFRLTTFVDAPAGSGLGTSSTLAVAIIGAFVEWLKLPLGSYEIARYAYEIERIDLGMAGGKQDQYAATFGGVNYMEFFADDKVIVNPLRIGQKYLRELEHNLLLYYTDQSRDSSQIIKEQQKNVRNQNAASLEAMHRLKQQATDMKNALLTGRLHDIGYILDDGYSHKREMAQGISTPKMDTIYEEAKKAGALGGKISGAGGGGFMMFYCPDNVQYAVAKALSQFEGRLFLYSFVEEGLYTWSM; encoded by the coding sequence ATGTTACACCGTTCAAAAGCTCCCTTGCGACTAGGCCTGGCAGGCGGGGGAACAGATGTAAGTCCCTTTTCCGATTTATACGGAGGAACGATACTCAACGCCACGATATCCTTGTATGCGCATGCCACAATCGAGCCCATACGTCAACCCAAGGTCATTTTGCAGGCATGGGACAGGAATGAACGGGTAGAGATAGGGTTGGAAGAAGCGATAGAGATCGACGGATTGTTACCTTTACATAAGGGGATTTACAAGCGCATCCGGCAGGATTACCTGAAGACGCCGCACGGCTTTCGCCTGACCACCTTTGTGGATGCACCGGCAGGCTCAGGTCTCGGTACCTCTTCGACACTGGCCGTTGCCATCATCGGGGCATTTGTGGAATGGTTGAAACTGCCGTTGGGAAGTTACGAAATAGCCCGTTACGCATACGAGATCGAACGCATTGACCTGGGGATGGCAGGAGGGAAACAAGACCAATACGCCGCTACCTTCGGAGGAGTTAACTACATGGAGTTCTTCGCCGATGACAAAGTCATCGTCAACCCCCTTCGGATTGGTCAGAAATACCTTCGTGAACTGGAACACAACCTGTTGCTTTACTATACGGACCAAAGCCGGGACTCATCCCAGATAATAAAAGAGCAACAGAAAAACGTACGTAACCAGAATGCCGCCTCCCTGGAAGCCATGCACCGGCTGAAACAACAAGCCACCGATATGAAGAATGCACTGCTAACGGGCAGGTTGCATGATATCGGCTATATCCTTGACGATGGTTACAGCCATAAAAGGGAGATGGCACAGGGCATCAGTACCCCGAAAATGGATACGATTTATGAAGAAGCAAAAAAAGCCGGGGCGCTGGGTGGCAAAATCTCGGGAGCGGGAGGCGGAGGCTTCATGATGTTTTATTGTCCAGACAATGTACAATATGCCGTGGCCAAAGCCCTCAGCCAGTTCGAAGGTCGCTTGTTCCTCTATTCGTTTGTGGAAGAAGGGTTGTACACATGGAGCATGTAA
- a CDS encoding D-sedoheptulose-7-phosphate isomerase, producing the protein MENNQIQTILLASAEVKQTIARDQQQVETIRKAAETIAHSFRNGGRVYFCGNGGSAADAQHLAAEFSGKFYKDRAVLPSEALHTNSSYLTAVGNDYGYEEVYARLASSFSPHDVLVGLSTSGNSTNIVRAFEVCRARKVTTIGMTGKGGGKMQSLSDIWIEVPSNDTPRIQEAHITIGHIICQLVEEMLF; encoded by the coding sequence ATGGAAAATAACCAGATACAAACCATCCTTCTTGCATCGGCAGAAGTAAAACAAACCATCGCCCGGGACCAGCAACAGGTTGAAACCATACGGAAAGCAGCCGAAACCATTGCCCACAGTTTCCGCAATGGAGGGCGCGTCTATTTCTGCGGGAACGGAGGCAGCGCAGCCGATGCGCAACATCTGGCGGCAGAGTTTTCGGGCAAGTTTTATAAAGACCGAGCCGTACTCCCCTCGGAAGCTTTACATACCAACAGTTCCTACCTGACGGCAGTAGGCAATGACTACGGGTACGAAGAAGTCTATGCCCGTCTGGCAAGCTCATTCTCGCCGCACGATGTCCTCGTTGGCCTCTCCACTTCGGGGAACTCCACAAATATCGTACGCGCTTTCGAAGTATGCCGGGCAAGAAAAGTTACCACCATAGGGATGACCGGCAAAGGAGGGGGCAAGATGCAATCATTGTCCGATATATGGATTGAAGTGCCGAGCAATGACACTCCCCGTATCCAGGAAGCCCATATCACGATAGGGCATATCATTTGTCAACTGGTAGAAGAAATGCTGTTTTAA
- a CDS encoding AbiH family protein — protein MNRLVLIGNGFDLAHGLHTSYSQFIDNMWKKIIDKLLINCRYDDQFFTFTIKGISGDILCANQLRSNSFDNISIKDYVSFQKWIKDYETSFQIEYKIKNRFFNHLTNKIGKLENWVDIEEEYYKFLKYPVIENGDQAYKYPGGVTQLNEDFKQIKQALNEYLGSLLRTKIKKDTTIDKIIKSDFGDHDFALNTEFQTDKIDKEKAPESTVILNFNYTPLETCYLPDDSDVIHIHGKVNDSKNPMIFGYGDEMDSDYSEIEKLNDNEYLENIKSIRYFHTDNYKRLLGFMNMDYYQVVILGHSCGNADRTLLSTLFNHPKCISIKPYYHEIIKKNDSTGEKTHEDNYIDIIQNISRHFSNKSVMRDKVVSKIYCSPFSTTIL, from the coding sequence ATGAATAGATTAGTTTTAATTGGAAATGGATTTGATCTTGCCCATGGTCTTCATACCTCATATTCTCAATTCATTGACAATATGTGGAAAAAAATCATTGATAAACTTTTAATAAACTGTCGATATGATGATCAATTCTTCACTTTTACTATAAAGGGTATTTCTGGAGACATATTATGCGCTAATCAATTAAGGAGTAATTCTTTCGACAATATATCTATCAAAGATTATGTGTCATTTCAGAAATGGATTAAAGATTATGAGACAAGTTTTCAAATCGAATACAAAATAAAAAACCGATTCTTTAATCATTTGACGAATAAAATTGGGAAATTAGAGAATTGGGTAGATATAGAAGAAGAATATTATAAATTTCTGAAATATCCTGTTATAGAAAATGGCGACCAAGCTTATAAATATCCTGGTGGCGTAACTCAATTAAATGAAGATTTTAAGCAGATAAAACAAGCTTTGAATGAATATCTGGGTAGTTTGTTGCGAACCAAAATAAAAAAAGATACAACAATAGACAAGATCATAAAGTCAGATTTTGGAGATCATGATTTTGCGTTGAATACGGAATTTCAAACCGACAAAATAGATAAAGAAAAAGCGCCAGAATCAACAGTTATTTTAAACTTCAATTATACACCATTGGAGACTTGTTATCTTCCTGATGATTCGGATGTAATTCATATACATGGCAAAGTTAATGACTCTAAGAATCCCATGATATTCGGATATGGAGATGAAATGGATTCTGACTATTCAGAAATTGAAAAGCTGAATGACAATGAATATTTGGAAAATATAAAATCAATAAGATATTTTCATACAGACAATTACAAACGTCTTCTTGGTTTTATGAATATGGATTATTATCAAGTTGTCATTTTAGGACATTCGTGTGGAAATGCAGACAGAACCTTATTAAGCACATTATTTAATCATCCAAAATGCATTTCGATCAAACCATACTATCATGAAATTATTAAGAAAAATGATTCAACCGGGGAAAAGACGCATGAAGATAACTATATTGATATCATTCAAAATATTTCACGCCATTTTTCCAATAAATCAGTGATGAGAGATAAAGTAGTGAGTAAAATTTATTGTTCTCCCTTTAGCACTACCATTCTATAA
- a CDS encoding nucleotidyltransferase family protein, producing MRECIILAGGFGTRLQSVVNDRPKCLAPVNGRPFLEYLLAYLEQEHIQHAVLSLGYKHEKVEEWLASYNGELKITTVVEQEPLGTGGGIRLALQETRADQVYVVNGDTLFRVGLEQMLHQHRQGDNKATLALKPMQDFDRYGSVTFEKGHITAFQEKRFCREGLINGGVYLLERDILADFPRKFSFEKEYLEVEAARNTIGGYVEDAYFIDIGIPEDYKRAQIDFREQFSL from the coding sequence ATGAGAGAATGCATCATCTTAGCCGGAGGATTTGGTACCCGCTTGCAAAGCGTGGTGAACGACCGCCCCAAATGCCTGGCTCCTGTCAATGGGCGTCCCTTTTTGGAATATCTGCTGGCCTATCTGGAACAAGAACACATACAACATGCCGTTCTCTCCCTGGGATACAAACACGAGAAGGTAGAAGAATGGTTGGCCAGCTATAACGGGGAACTGAAGATTACAACTGTAGTAGAACAAGAACCATTGGGAACCGGGGGAGGGATAAGACTCGCATTGCAGGAGACTAGGGCAGATCAGGTGTATGTGGTCAACGGCGATACCCTGTTCCGGGTAGGGCTGGAACAGATGTTGCATCAACACAGGCAAGGAGACAATAAGGCAACATTAGCCTTGAAACCGATGCAGGATTTTGATCGATACGGGAGTGTCACCTTCGAGAAGGGACACATCACAGCCTTTCAGGAGAAGCGCTTTTGCCGTGAAGGATTGATCAATGGGGGAGTGTACCTGCTAGAGCGGGATATCCTGGCTGATTTTCCCAGGAAGTTCTCTTTTGAAAAGGAGTATCTGGAGGTTGAAGCTGCCCGGAATACGATAGGCGGATATGTGGAAGATGCCTATTTTATTGACATCGGTATCCCTGAAGACTATAAAAGAGCCCAGATAGATTTCCGGGAACAATTCAGTTTGTAA
- a CDS encoding YcxB family protein, whose amino-acid sequence MDIEFQNTEKDYKSFYVFYYKNALRKNIFILILIPLSIGYIVAGQPFALTTFIDGVIISALLFVGSFYVVPYLISIHNLNKAILKDPWYLEKRKLSITDEGIYCETDTISGIWRWESIVSFEFNDEFLALILADKKFYLIPQKAFPSNAEAINFLGIIQSKVIKPRGTIKPLFATADKKPPYLLGLICLIPLIGAFIGLVFIILGVTRFKDKWFTLIGVFGIAFTIIIYSTLFYTNKHSFKNELRALSQTELNDLVKDIEFYKLENGQYPDSLQQLTKDNSNDFIFDPVQANQRGKNSLFYYLKVGDKYRLFSKGEDGIPYTKDDIYPQVSDKVVSKIGLIRYALNPDTVNK is encoded by the coding sequence ATGGACATTGAATTTCAAAATACAGAAAAAGACTACAAAAGTTTTTATGTATTTTATTACAAGAATGCACTTCGGAAAAACATTTTTATTTTAATCCTAATACCTTTATCTATTGGCTATATTGTTGCTGGACAACCTTTTGCCTTGACAACGTTTATTGATGGTGTAATTATTTCTGCACTTCTCTTTGTTGGCAGTTTTTATGTCGTGCCGTATTTAATCTCAATACATAATCTAAATAAAGCAATATTGAAAGACCCTTGGTATTTAGAGAAAAGGAAACTAAGCATAACCGATGAGGGTATATATTGTGAAACTGACACAATAAGCGGCATCTGGAGATGGGAAAGTATTGTTTCTTTTGAATTTAATGATGAGTTTCTTGCACTTATACTTGCCGATAAGAAATTCTATTTAATTCCGCAAAAAGCATTTCCATCCAATGCCGAAGCTATAAATTTTCTTGGAATCATTCAAAGCAAAGTCATTAAACCAAGAGGGACAATTAAGCCTTTATTTGCAACAGCAGACAAAAAACCACCATATTTATTAGGTCTTATTTGTTTAATTCCATTGATCGGCGCATTTATAGGTCTGGTATTCATTATTTTGGGAGTAACAAGATTTAAAGACAAATGGTTTACACTGATTGGCGTATTTGGAATCGCATTTACGATTATTATTTATTCGACACTTTTCTATACTAACAAGCATTCTTTTAAAAATGAATTACGAGCATTATCCCAAACGGAACTTAATGACTTAGTAAAAGATATAGAGTTTTATAAGTTAGAAAATGGGCAATATCCAGACAGTTTACAACAACTCACAAAAGATAATAGTAATGATTTTATATTTGATCCGGTTCAAGCAAATCAAAGAGGGAAAAATAGTTTATTTTATTATTTAAAAGTAGGTGATAAGTATAGATTATTTTCTAAAGGTGAGGATGGAATTCCATATACGAAAGACGACATATATCCTCAAGTGTCAGACAAAGTAGTCAGTAAAATTGGATTGATAAGATATGCGTTGAATCCGGATACAGTAAACAAATGA
- a CDS encoding FAD-dependent oxidoreductase — translation MKQTDVLIIGGSAAGMVAAVTGKFSWPEKKFTLVKKQKDVMVPCGIPYIFGTLDKSEQNIMPVDPTLAKSGVESIVGEVTNIDIKNKVATLADGETIQYVKLVVATGSMPVMPRWLKGGDKQNVFVIPKDKVYLDEMLQKIQQCNKIVVIGAGFIGVEFSDELSKRGKEVTLVEKLPHILGMAFDVELSDKIQSLLTARGVNVIAGNGILEVLGDDHVEGVKLENGETIAADAVILSMGYRPNTELAKKSGIFIDEDNFIAVDEYMRTHEPDVFAIGDCAQKRDFITRKRVSTMLASTACAEARIAGMNLFNLHVVKTFSGTIAIYSTAIGETGFGTAGVTEARAREEGIETLTGLFEGIDRHPGNLPDTHKQTVKLISAAQSGVIIGGEVIGGLSAGELTNVIGLIVENKMTVNSLLTSQIGTHPCLTASPAAYPLMKAAEIIAGKMRNS, via the coding sequence ATGAAACAGACAGATGTTTTGATCATTGGTGGAAGTGCAGCAGGGATGGTTGCTGCTGTAACCGGAAAATTCAGCTGGCCGGAAAAAAAATTTACTTTGGTCAAGAAGCAAAAAGATGTGATGGTTCCCTGTGGTATTCCATACATTTTTGGGACACTGGACAAAAGCGAACAAAATATTATGCCGGTTGATCCTACGCTTGCAAAAAGCGGAGTTGAATCAATTGTAGGTGAAGTAACGAATATTGACATAAAAAACAAAGTCGCAACATTAGCTGATGGAGAAACAATTCAATATGTCAAGCTGGTTGTGGCTACAGGCTCAATGCCGGTAATGCCCCGTTGGTTGAAGGGGGGCGACAAGCAAAATGTGTTTGTTATTCCCAAAGACAAAGTCTATTTGGATGAGATGTTGCAAAAAATCCAGCAATGTAATAAAATCGTTGTGATTGGTGCGGGTTTCATCGGAGTTGAATTCTCGGACGAGCTGAGTAAGCGCGGGAAGGAAGTAACATTGGTGGAAAAATTGCCTCATATTTTAGGAATGGCATTTGACGTGGAGCTTTCAGACAAGATTCAGTCATTGCTGACAGCAAGAGGCGTGAATGTTATTGCAGGAAATGGCATTCTTGAAGTTCTAGGGGATGATCATGTCGAAGGAGTGAAACTGGAAAACGGGGAAACTATTGCAGCCGATGCTGTAATCCTCTCCATGGGTTATCGTCCGAACACGGAGCTCGCTAAAAAATCAGGGATATTTATCGATGAAGATAATTTCATTGCTGTTGACGAATATATGCGTACACACGAACCGGATGTATTTGCGATCGGCGACTGTGCACAGAAACGTGATTTTATCACCCGGAAACGTGTCTCTACCATGTTAGCCTCAACTGCATGTGCTGAAGCCCGCATTGCAGGAATGAATTTATTTAATCTCCATGTGGTTAAAACATTTAGCGGAACCATAGCCATCTACTCAACCGCTATCGGAGAGACCGGGTTTGGAACTGCCGGGGTAACAGAAGCCCGCGCCCGTGAAGAAGGCATCGAAACACTTACAGGATTGTTTGAAGGTATCGACCGTCACCCGGGTAATTTACCTGACACTCACAAACAGACGGTCAAGTTGATCTCGGCTGCTCAGTCCGGAGTGATTATCGGTGGAGAAGTCATTGGAGGACTCAGTGCAGGTGAGCTGACCAATGTCATTGGGTTGATTGTTGAAAATAAAATGACCGTCAATTCATTGCTGACTTCACAAATCGGAACTCATCCTTGCCTGACGGCTTCTCCGGCTGCCTATCCATTGATGAAGGCTGCAGAAATTATAGCCGGAAAGATGCGCAACAGTTGA